The genomic window TGTAGGGAGCAACTAAACTATCAGCCAACTTGAATaatttattacaaaataaaattttaaattgttaaaaattaagattttaaataattaagattaatGCCGTCAACTTATTAGGATTAGCGAAACATAACCTTCATTGACTGTTATCGTATAATCGCTTCGTCAACATGAAGTCTTCACGTCGGTACCTTGTCTTCAACTGTATTCGTCGTACTATGTCCTCTGCTGCTATTTTTCTATATATACACTGTGCTGGGCCGACCTACatcaaataaaagaaacattcaaagtttaacaaaagaaacattcTAAGTTTAACAATAGaaatattttacaaaataaaattttaaattgttaaaaattaagattttaaataattaagattaatGCCGTCAACTTATTAGGATTAGCGAAACATAACCTTCATTGACTGTTATCGTATAATCGCTTCGTCAACATGAAGTCTTCACGTCAGTACTTTGTCTTCAACTGTATTCGTCATACTATACCCTCTGCTGCTATTTTTCTATATATACACTGTGCTGGGCCAACCTACatcaaataaaagaaacatccaaaatttaacaaaagaaacattcTAAGTTTAACAATAGAAACATTTTAagttttacaaaaaaatatttgaagttgAACAAAAGaaacatttaaatttaaaaaaaacatctgaattttaacaaaaaaacatCTCACAGATACCTTCTCAAGGTATAAGTTTCAATGGACGGCGAGGGGGTTCTTTATCCACCTTTCACGGTGAACGAATTGCATGGGTGGGGTCAGGTGAGGACTAGTCACGGCGTGATTGGGGTGCGGTGCAGTGGGTGTCGTTTGGAGATCCCTTCGTGGCATTGTAGACGTCAACTTCTGCGGCTCCTTGCTGAGACAGACGAGTTATGGTACCGATTCGACGACAGGGTCGGATGACACGACGGCACAAAGGAGGATTAGTTAGTTCTCTTCATGAGGTTGTGGGCATCGTTGTTGGCACGAGAAGACCGGAATAGTTGATGCCGCGAGTAGATAGTAGGTACTGATTGTGGAGGTGGTGCGACGTGAATGGAGCGTGAGAAAGAGACTAGAGAGTGTGGCGTAGCTGGGAGTGAGAGAAAAAGGTGGGGTATCTTTTAATTTTATGGTGAGTAATAGTGAAAAATTAAAATAGGATTAGATTTGGATAATGTTTTTGGAATTATTTTTGCGTTTTTAGACTTTTTTTTGTTGGGAGTTATATTATAATTGGTAGAATTGATTAGTACCCTTACCTAGCAAAGTTGTAGAATATGTAGTTGAGGAGGGGTAGAATTTGTGATGTttagtcattaattaattatcatcaatatttttaatagtgtaagATGATATCTAATAATataagattaattttttttatggttaagtaTTGGTCAAATTTCAATAAAAGTGTTAACCCCTAAACTTTGTCTATGTAGCCAGCTGTATGTCGTTTCTTTTCACTTTATTTATTGCTTATTAACACGTGCTTTCTTTGGTTGCACCATTCAATTATTTTTTGGACCAAGCCATCAACTAAAGACAAAATCAGAACCCCACCATGCCTCTCCCCAGCTTCTATATAACAATGTGATAGCTTGTGTTATTATCATCATTCCTCGAAAGTATttactaagaaaaaaaaaaatctccaaAACCATGGCTATCTCTTACTCAAGTCATCCAAACCCAAAACCATTTTATGTTGTTTTAGCGATTTGCCTTCTTTTCCTTGCAAACAATAACAAGGTGAACGCAGCAAAAGTAATTTCCTTCAACTTCACCAAGTTCTCCACTAGCAACCCTAGCATAACTCTCCAAGGCAGTTCCGAGATTCTAGGAAACGGGGTTTTGGCTTTAACAAATCGTGAAAACCCCGTTTCAAACACCGGTCGTGTTTTGTATGCTACGCCGGTGACTATTTGGGACGAAGCCACTGGCAACATTGCTAGCTTTGTCACTTCTTTTTCCTTTGTCGTTGAAGATGCCGAAGGTGATTACAACTCGGCTGATGGGATCATCTTTTTTCTTGCGCCGCAAGACACCGAGATTCCCAACAACTCGAGTGGTGGATTTCTCGGTGTCGTTGATGGCAGCAACGCTTTTAACCAATTTGTTGGTGTAGAGTTTGACACTTACACCAACGAATGGGATCCAGATTCTGCTCATGTTGGAATTGATGTCAACTCTTTGATTTCGTTGAAGACTGTTAAATGGAATCGCGTAAGTGGCTCGTTAGTTAGAGTGAGCATAATATATGATTCTTTGTCTAAGACCTTGAGTGTTTCCGTTACTAACAAAAACGGTAGGATTACTACCGTTTCCCAAGTGGTTGATTTGAAAGCTGTGCTGCCGGAAAAGGTAAGGGTTGGGTTATCCGCCACCACAACAAGCGGTGGCGTAGAGGCGCATGATATTTACTCATGGTCTTTCACTTCCAATTTGGAGACAACTACAAGCAGCAGAATGAATAATATTGTAAGCTACGCATGATTTGGTCCAATTAATCCTAGTCCCAGCTAGTATGTGTTTTGAAATAATTGAAGATCATGTCATATTATGACGTGTGGGTGGTGTTGGAtatgtcatatatatatatgtagctTTATCACTATGATCAACTTATGTAGTTGGATATGATGGTTGAATACTTAAATAAGATGAGCTTATGTTGATATAGACCATAAAATATtaggtaattaattttttttcttgcatttattttatatttgtgttATTATTAGTtaacttttttattatttctacTATAAAAATAGTTCTAACATTTACtcaaataaaaatatctaaaatatttttttaagatattttttaataattaaaatttaatatatatatttatatataaaatataattttaaaaataaattttttgtattttattattttaaattgaataacCAATGAAAGACCAACTTGATCGATTTACTAAACAAGATTTATCTTGAATGGGAACCAATTTAATAATTAGTTAGTTTCAATTAATCCAATCAAATCGGTCAATTTTATTCGATttttaaaagagtaaagtattgtttttgacTTTATCCCCAatgtttgaaaaaaattttaaagttgttCCTAATGTTTCAATCGtcttatttaagttcctaacattttaaaattgacttaatgttgtcctgtcgttagagatccgttaacagaattgacggcaggacaaaattgagacgattttgaaacgttagagacttaaataggatgaaaatgttggggacaaaaacgatacatagaaataaattttaattttatccttcaataatatcaattttttactgtacatagtactcaattattttttaatcacatctaagtaaattacatttaatcacattactttcattctaaataaatttatttttttataattttacacttaaagattttagaataatttattctaaataatttttttattttctttaagtgtaaaattataaaaaaaataaatttatttagaatgaaagtaatgtgattaagtataatttatttagatgtgattaaaaaataattgagtaCTATGTACggtaaaaattgatattattgaaggataaaattaaaatttatttttatgtatcgtttttatcctcaacgttttcgtcctatttaagtacCTAACGTTTCAAAATGGCCTCAagtttgtcccgccgtcaattctgttaacgaatccctaacggcaggacagcattgagtcaattttgaaacgttagggacttaaataggacgattgaaatgttagggacaactttggaaTTTATCCCAAATATTGGGgataaaaatgatactttactcttttagaATTATGGTTTTGAAAATCAAACTGACCGGTCGGTTCAATCGGATTAACTGAGAATCTTTTTTGGTTGTTTTGGTTGAAGTGAAAAATCACCTAATAAAAAACTTGTAAAAAAAAATCAGTCGAACTGATAGTTAATTGGTAAACTGATTGAACTggcctttttttttaattcagtttttttaattaaaaaaaataaaacccctcctttacactacaaaaaaaaaacgtTGAGAATTATCGCATTTAGCGTCACACATTAGCATCGGTTCTACAAGTAAATTCACCGATGGTTTTGGTGTGGGGTTCGTCATGTCAAATAATTACCAACGAATTTCTATTTTCGACGGTAAATACGTTGCTAATAATTAGAGGGAAAACGAAGAAAGTAGATACAAACTTTAGCAGCGCATACTGTCGAAAAAATTTGACGGTATACACTTTTAGTGAAGCGCTGCGTTTTGGTGAATCGCAATGGGTTACTGTCGGATTTATCCGACGGTAATGAGCCCTAAAATTCAAAGTGCGAACCCTCACCACCTTCAATTCGAAATCCACTCTCTTTCTCTCACTCTAACCTctcttctccctttctctctctagcGCCTCCTCTCCTCGCCGTGCCGTTAGCCANNNNNNNNNNNNNNNNNNNNNNNNNNNNNNNNNNNNNNNNNNNNNNNNNNNNNNNNNNNNNNNNNNNNNNNNNNNNNNNNNNNNNNNNNNNNNNNNNNNNNNNNNNNNNNNNNNNNACGACGTCTTCATTGCAGCCGCCGTTTCAAACCCTAGCATCCATTGCAGCCGCCGTTCTTCGCGTCGCCAACTTCGTCAATCACCGCCAGGTCCAACTTCGTCATCGTCCGCCAGGTCCAAATTAGTTAATTTTTTCTTGCTTaatttttgttctatttttaacctatttttcataaaaaaaatgatttaGTTAACTTAGTTTGTCATGTGTTCAAAATTATTTagctaaaaataattagttaattttgtGTGTATTTGTGAGCTCTAATCTTTTATAATGCTATGTATGTGATGTAATTGACTAATTACATGGTTATCAATTTATGATGAGACTTGAATTTGTCAATTTGTTAAATGGGAGACTTAAATTTATTGAATAGAAAGCTTGCTAATTATTGATTGGGTAATACTAGGGAGACAAAAAAACAGACAgaatttgccttatttagcattcattaattgtcgcaacatttaataaataagacaagttatgactgtttttggctgattttctttggttaccaaatattttaACTATGGTGTTAACTGCTGATTACAGTGCCATCAATTAGACTGAGTTAATTTTCTTACTGAAAGAGGTtgtgttttattcatatttccaCTCTTAAAAACCAACATTTCAAGCTACCTACGACTTTTATgtctatttttattcttaattttacttGAGAGATAACTAACATCGAATTgttcattaaaaaaaaagcacATTCGATTGTTAAGGTGATTCTTATGCCCAAGAACTTGTCCTGAAAGCTGCAATTAATCTCTTGCAAAATTATCATAAAGGAATAACTTAAATTAAAGCAAATAATATAGTGTATGCAAGAGTCTAAGACTTCATTGTAGAAAATTATATAAGGTAAATATGGCTTGTTATTTTGGTATGAATTTAGTTTTCCATGTTAGCTTTTTATGTGTGAAATCATATGTTGGTATGATAGTGCCATTAACATGCTTGCTTACATGTTGATTATATTAAGAGATTGGACTTTGGAAATAGAATTATTTTCATGTCAATAAAGATAATTTGGGAAGAGATTGGACTTTCGAAACAGATTGaatatattttatgattttatgttgGATGTCTCTATTGTTTAAGGTGAAATATATATATTGTGTTGTTATCTAGAAAATAAGAATAGGTAGCTGAGTTTTGGGGTCTTACATGTCATATCTTATTGTGCTTGATCATGAAGGCTCCTTGTttagttgagtttaattcttATGACATTAATTGAGTGTTGACTGATATTGTGGATTGAGATTAGTTAGATTTGTAGGAACTATAATGTGGATATATCTCTAATTTTAGGGGAGGTTATATCCAATTTTTTCTGGAAGGTTTGTTGAATAATTCGTGAAGTTCATATATGTTGATTagtattattaatatattttgtttACAGACATGATGATAGGTAACAGAGGTAGATCGAGTAGGTCTCGTGGTCATGGTAGAGGGAGGGCTTCCACCTAATCCCTAGGGACTGTTCAGTCATCGCCCTCTACCCCGAATCCCCAACGGACCAGCAATTTATCATGGTCCCAAACCCGAACTATGTGCCTCCTTCGGCTATGCCCCCTCCAGATCCAGCAACAGATACCACGGTGGGCGATTCCTCCAGTGCCTCCCGCAGGATGCCCCTCCACCACCGTCCGTCATCGAGCTGAGAATTCGGCCCAATGGCATGTAGGCGTGACTACATGCAATTTTTTAATCTTAAGTTTGTTAATCTTAATAAGTttatgtgtgtgtatgtgtttgttaatGTTAGGTTTTTCTTCTGATAAGTTTGCACTAAACAATAATGCTTACACACAGGAGATCTCCGAGGTAATTAAGTCAATGTACGACCACCCGAGGCCGAGGTACACAATGATCCTGTCTAAGACCAGAGAGCAGTGGTTTCAGAAGTGGGTAGTAAGAACTCAATAACGTTGAATTAATTAACTGTATTTGAATTGTATTTTATCCCGACTAAATAATGTTATTGAATCACTTTGTGCAGTTGAAATTTATATGGGATGTGGAACATAATCTCCGGATCAGGAAGATCTATGACCACCGGCAGCTAAACGGATTCAGCAGATAATTAGCGACGTTCGTCACGGGGCGGCCACCTAACGAGATGTGTCCGTCTATCCATCAAGAAGGAACTGGAGGCCCATTTTAGAAATGATGAGGGGTTCAAGCATCGCCATCTGACCAACGTCTCTAACAGGGCTTCGTCCAGGGTCGTCGAAGTATACAGGTGGATTGGTGACCTTCATGAAGACGAAGCGCAGATTTGTAAATAGTTTGgtaatgtttaatttttttagttgttacttgaattagttttttaatttcttgatttattttattggttGATATAATTTGTAGTCTAAGTCTTTGGATCATGAGGCGACACTGgcggagaccttcaagtatacccatactttgaaggtcaacaaggagagatttgctaACGAGTGGTCTGCGACCCATtatgtgagtttaaattaatcataagtttcaaatttatttggtttaaagttAATTAACTATTGTCCTAATTACAACGTGTGTGACACAGGAGGATTACACGCAGAAGTTGGAGGCTGTGACCCAGCAGTCTCAGTTACCTAGTGGGAACGACGAAGACAGCTCCGAGACCTCGGTGGTAAATCCTAATAGGATTTGGTGTGAAACCGCCTCTAAACCCTACAAGAATTGCCACTTTGAGTTGGGGTCGTTCTTCACTAGTGGCCTCCGCTCTTCTGTGTTGGTGGCTTCCTATGCCTCAGCCTCTGCCACCAGCcctgtgatgcatgagcatctttcctatcttttcctagtgaatttgcatctaacttgttga from Arachis ipaensis cultivar K30076 chromosome B09, Araip1.1, whole genome shotgun sequence includes these protein-coding regions:
- the LOC107619570 gene encoding putative bark agglutinin LECRPA3, encoding MAISYSSHPNPKPFYVVLAICLLFLANNNKVNAAKVISFNFTKFSTSNPSITLQGSSEILGNGVLALTNRENPVSNTGRVLYATPVTIWDEATGNIASFVTSFSFVVEDAEGDYNSADGIIFFLAPQDTEIPNNSSGGFLGVVDGSNAFNQFVGVEFDTYTNEWDPDSAHVGIDVNSLISLKTVKWNRVSGSLVRVSIIYDSLSKTLSVSVTNKNGRITTVSQVVDLKAVLPEKVRVGLSATTTSGGVEAHDIYSWSFTSNLETTTSSRMNNIVSYA